In Phreatobacter cathodiphilus, the genomic window GGCGAACTGGATGCGCGCGAGGACGGTCGGGTCCATGGCTCAGGCCTCGGGGAGGGTGACCGGCCGCGTGAGGCCGGTTCGGGGGAAGAGGGTGCCGTGAGAATGCCAATGCGCGGCGCCCGCCGCGGCGACAGCGGGCGGGCGGGTGGCGGGCGGCAGGCGAAACCGGATCATCGGGGGCATTCCGGATTTTCGTATTTTCAGATATTCCTGAAAATAAGGAAATGGCCGGCGGAAGGCAAGGGCGCGGTCCCCGACCATACCTCACATGATGTCGCAGATCATGACGGCGCGCAGGCGCCGCTCAGCGGTCGTCCCGCGGCGCGTAGCCGAGCGCGAGGCTGGCCGTTCGAGCCGCCTCCATCACATGCTCGGAGAACAGCTTGAGCTGCTTGCGCTTGATGCGCGAATCCGGCCCCGACATACCGATGGCGCCGACCACCTCGCCGGAGCGGTTGAGGATGGCTGCGGCGCAGGCGGCTATGCCCTCGCGCCATTCGCCGTGCGGCACCACCGCATATCCCTGGCGGCGGGCGAGCTCGACATCGGCCCGCAACTCCTCGATCGTCGTGCGGGTGGTGCTGGTGTAGCTGCGCAGATGCGGCCGGAACAGCTCCAGGTAGCTGTCGGGCAGATGGGCGAGCATGGCCTTGCCCGTCGCCATGGTGAAGGCCGGCGCCCGCATGCCGACGCTGGTATGGGCCCGGATGTGATGGGCGCTCTCGATCTTGTCGAGATAGATGACGTCGGTGCCGCGCAGCACCGACAGGTGCACGGTCTCTCCGGTGGCCTCGGCGAGACGGGCCATGGCCGGCCGGGCGATCTGGATGAGGTCCATCCGCCGCATGACGTCGTTGCCGAGCTCCCAGAGCTTGGTCGTCAGCCGGTAGGTGCTGTTCGCCGCGATCTGCTCGACATAGCCCTCGGCCTGAAGCGTCGAGAGGACGCGATGCACATTGCTCTTGGTGAAGCCGAGTTCCGTCGCCAGATCAGTGATGCCACGAGGCTTTTCGCTGCGCGCCAGTGTTTCCAGGAGACGCAGACCCTTACGGAAAGCCTTGTCCATGGGCGAGGATCGACCTTCTTATGGCTCTTCGGACGGGGAACGCACGACATCGGTACAGGGCGACGACGAGAACGACCTATACGCGACTGCGCCGAGGTTACAACATCCTCCCGCAGACTGCCGCAGGAGGATGTCGTCCCTCCACAGGAGCCTGCAGGATCAGCTGTAGAAGATCCCCCCGTCGACGTTCAGCGCCTGTCCCGTGACGAAGGCGGAATCGTCGGATGCGAAGAAGGCGACCGGCCCCACCACGTCCTCCGGCTGGCCGAGGCGATGCAGGTCGGTGACCCGCTCGAAATGCGCCACGCGCTCGGGGTCGCGCAGGTTGTTCATGCCCATCTCGGTGACGATGATCCCCGGGCAGACCGCGTTGACCGTGATGCCGTACTGGCCGAGTTCCATGGACGAGACGCGGGTGAAGCCGACCACCGCCGACTTCGAGGCGGCGTAGTGCGACTGGCCGGGGCCGCCGGTGCGCGCCGCCAGCGAGGCGATGTTGACGATGCGGCCGTATTTGCGCTCGCGCATGTGCGGCATCACCGCCTGGGTCATCTGGAACACGCCGCGGGCGTTCACCGTCATGGTCTGGTCCCAAACCTCCGGCGTCAGATCCTCGATGGAGGCGAGCTTCAGGATGCCCGCATTGTTGACGAGGACGTCGACATGGCCGAGCCCGGCCAGCGCCTCGGCGGCGGTGCGGCGGCAATCCTCCGGCTTGGCCACGTCGGCGAGGATGGTGATGCAGCGCCGGCCGAGTGCCCGCACCTCGCCGGCCGTCTGCGCGAGCGTCGCCTCCTGCGGCCCGATATCAGTGAGGGCGAGGTCGTAGCCGCGTCCGGCGAGGCCGAGGGCGATGGCGCGGCCGATGCCGCGGCTCGCTCCGGTGATGATGGCATGGCGTGTCATGGGCGTTTCCAAGGGGGTGGAGTTTTGTTTCGGTTCAGGCTGCGGCGCGCACGGGCAGCGAATTCATGGCGCGCACCGTGTCGTCGAAGGAGGTGACGTTGGCGCCGGATCCGAGGCCGGTCGCCACCAGCGCGGCGGTGGCGGTGGCGAGGCGCGCACAGTCCTTCAGCTCCCAGTCGCGGACGAGGCCCGCGATAAATCCGGCCGTGTAGGCGTCGCCACATCCCGTCGTGTCGCGCACCGCGACGGTGAAGGCGGGCACCGCGAAGTGCCGGCCGTCGCGGGTCATGACGAAGGACCCCTCGCCGCCGAGCGAGATGGCGCAGGCGCCGACGCCGCGCTCCAGGAAGAACCGGGCGCAGGTCGCGGGATCGTGGCTCCCCACCATGGCGGCCGTCTCCTCGATGCTCGGCATGAAGAAATCGACATGGGGCAGCGACGGCGCCAGCAGATCGAGTGCGCCGGGGCCGGCGGCGATCAGGTCGAGGGTGGTGATGCAGCCCGCCGCCTTGGCGGCGGCGAGAAGGGCCGCCGTCGGCGCGCCGTCCATGGCCGGGAGCGAGCCGACGCCGCCGAAATGCAGCACCTTGGCGCGCAGCGCCTTCTCCTGCACCGCCGGCGAAATGCGCCACTGTCGCGACGCCCCCTTGGCGTGCAGCGCCGGACGCGAGCCGTCGGGGCGGATCGGCAGGATGGTGGCGGAGGTCGGCACGCCAGAAAGGCGGTCCATGCCGGCCGTGTCGATGCCCTCGCGCCCCAGCGCGCCGACGAGCCAGTCGGCCTTCTCGTCGTCCCCCACCGCCCCGACCGCGAGCGTCTTCAGCCCGAGGCGGCCGCAGGGCAGGGCCGTGCCTCCGGCGGTGCCCGCGACCGTCAGCTTGATCTCGTCGATGAACAGCCGGCTGCCGCCGGGCGGGATCTCGGTCACCGGCACGCCGAGGATGTCGAGGATGTAGGTACCGCAGACGCTGACGTCGTAGTCGTGGGGCATGAAGGTCGAACTTTCGCTGAACGGACGGGTGGCCGGATGCCAGGGACCGCCGGACTTCGGCGGTCGCCTCGTGGGGGCCGGACTGTGTCGGAAGCTGCTGGGGACCCATCCCGGGCGCGTTGGCGCGCCTCGTCATTGTTCCGTATGATGGAACGTCTTTCCGTAAACATGCTCCTTTGCCCGGCAGGCCTTGTCAAGGCGACCGCTGCGCCGCGCCCCCCGCGCCGTTCGGACGAGGCCCGGGTGGCGGATGCCGGCGCGAAAGCCGATTGACAGGCCCGCCGCGGCCCGACTAGGCTGATTTCAGAATAAGGTTCTATATTATAGAACGTTGGGCGAGCAGCGGCCGCCCCCCCGGGAGGTGACAGTGCAGTCGGATCTTCGCGCCCTCGCCCGCCGGATCGAACCCGGCATGCGCATTGCGCTGCCCGTCGACTATGCCGGCGTCTCCATGGCCATGACCGGGCCGATGATCCGCCACGGCGCCGGCGATCTCCATCTCGTCTGCGTGCCCACCGGCGGCCTGCAGGTCGACCAGCTGGTCGGCGCCGGCCTCGTGAAGCGCGTCGAGACCAGCGCCGTCTCCCTCGGCGAGGCGGGCGGCGCCCCTTGCTTCAACCGCGCCGTCGGCGACGGCACGATCGAGGTCGTCGACGCCACCTGCCCCGCCATCCATGCCGGGCTGATGGCCGCCCAGAAGGGCATTCCCTTCATGCCCATGCGCGGCCTGCTGGAGACCGATCTCCTCGCCCACCGGCCGGACTGGCGCGTCGGCGAAAACCCCTTCGCCGAGGGCGAGGATCCGATCGTCCTCATCCCGGCGATCCGCCCCGACATCGCCCTCTTCCACGCGCCCACGGCCGACCGCGCCGGCAATGTCTGGATCGGCCGGCGCCGCGAACTCGCCGCCATGGCCTATGCGTCCACCGCCACCATCGTCACCGTCGAGCGCATCGTCGACGACAACCTGCTCGGCAACGAGATGAGCGCGGCGGGCACGCTGCCGGCGCTCTACGTCGACACGGTCGCCCTCGCCCCGCGCGGCGCCTGGCCCTACGGCCTGTGGGGCGAATATGCCACCGACATCGCAGAACTGCGCCGCTACGCCGCCGCGGCCCGCACCCCGCAGGGCTTCGGCGACTACATGGCCGGCCTCCTGAAGGAGGCCGCATGACCGCCGCCGTCCATCCCCGCGAGATTCTCATCGCCACCATCGCCCGGCTGCTCGACGGCACCCGCCACGTGGCGGTGGGTGCCTCCTCGCCCATCCCCGCCGCGGGCGCCATGCTGCGCCGGGCGCTGCAGGAGGAAGCCGGCGGCGCGCCGCTGCGCCTCTCCATCCTCGGCTCGGTGGAGCACAACTTCTTCACCAACGGCTCGGCCGAACTGTTCGACTGTGCCGGCCAGGGCCGCATCGACGCCTTCTTCCTCGGCGGCGGCCAGATCGACGGCTCCGGCAACATCAACCTCGTCGGCGCCGGCGATTATCCCCGCTCCGCCCCCCGCTGGCCCGGCTCGTTCGGCTCGGCCTATCTCTATTTCGTCGTGCCGCGTGTCATCCTCTTCCGCGAGGAGCACACCCCGCGCGTCTTCGTTCCGAAGGTGGATTTCATCAGCGCGCCCGGCGCCAGCAGCCCGCACATCCACCGCCCGGGCGGGCCGGCGGCGCTCCTCACCGGCAAGGCGCTGTTCAGCTTCGACAAGACCCGGCGCGGCTTCGCGCTGGAGAGCCTGCATTCCGGCGAGGACCTCGCCGGCATCAAGGCGGCGACCGGCTTCTCCTTCGCCCATGGCGCCGCCCCGCCCGTCACCGCGGCGCCTGCCCCCGCGACACTGGCGCTGCTGCGTGGCAGGGTGCTGGACGAACTGTCGGAAACCTATCCCGACTTCGCCGCCCAGCTGCGCCGCGACCTCGCCGCCCTCGACGAGGCGCCGGCGCTGGCCTCCTGACCGATCGGACATGACATGACATCGACCCGCCCCGGCTCCCTCTCCAACATCAGGGTCATCGACGCGAGCCGCGTGCTCGGCGGTCCCTATTGCGGCCAGATCCTCGGCGATCACGGGGCCGACGTCATCAAGATCGAGCCGCCCGAGGGCGACGAGACCCGCGGCTGGGGCCCGCCCTTCCTCGACGAGACGGCGAGCTATTTCCTCGGCCTCAACCGCAACAAGCGCGGCATGGCCATCGACCTGTCGGCCGATGCCGGGCGCGAGCTCCTGCTCAAGCTCCTCGAAACGGCCGACGTCTTCATCGAGAACTTCAAGACCGGCACCCTCGACCGCTGGGGTCTCGGCCGCGAGGAGCTGGAGCGCCGCTTCCCGCGCCTCGTCCATTGTCGCGTCTCCGGCTTCGGCGCCGACGGCCCGCTCGGCGGGCTTCCCGGCTACGACGCCGCCATCCAGGCCTCGGCCGGCCTGATGAGCGTCAACGGCGAACTCGGCGGCGAGCCGCTGCGCGTCGGGCTGCCGGTGGTCGACATGGTCACCGGCCTCAACGCCGTCATCGGCATCCTCATGGCGCTGCACGAGCGACAGACCAGCGGCAAGGGCCAGTTCGTCGAGGCGACGCTCTACGACTGCGGCGTGTCGCTGCTGCATCCGCACCTGCCGAACTTCTACCTCTCCGGCAAGGTGGCGGGTCGCTCCGGCAACGCCCATCCGAACATCTGTCCCTACGACACCTTCGCCACCGCCACCGACCCCATCTTCCTCGCCGTCGGCAACAACCGCCAGTTCGCGACGCTCTGCCGCGAGATCGGCGCGGAGGGCCTCGCAAAGGACCCGCGCTTCGCCACCAACGGCGAGCGCAACGTCAACCGCGACGCGCTGAAGGTGGAGCTGGAGAAGGCCCTCTCG contains:
- a CDS encoding IclR family transcriptional regulator, encoding MDKAFRKGLRLLETLARSEKPRGITDLATELGFTKSNVHRVLSTLQAEGYVEQIAANSTYRLTTKLWELGNDVMRRMDLIQIARPAMARLAEATGETVHLSVLRGTDVIYLDKIESAHHIRAHTSVGMRAPAFTMATGKAMLAHLPDSYLELFRPHLRSYTSTTRTTIEELRADVELARRQGYAVVPHGEWREGIAACAAAILNRSGEVVGAIGMSGPDSRIKRKQLKLFSEHVMEAARTASLALGYAPRDDR
- a CDS encoding SDR family NAD(P)-dependent oxidoreductase, with amino-acid sequence MTRHAIITGASRGIGRAIALGLAGRGYDLALTDIGPQEATLAQTAGEVRALGRRCITILADVAKPEDCRRTAAEALAGLGHVDVLVNNAGILKLASIEDLTPEVWDQTMTVNARGVFQMTQAVMPHMRERKYGRIVNIASLAARTGGPGQSHYAASKSAVVGFTRVSSMELGQYGITVNAVCPGIIVTEMGMNNLRDPERVAHFERVTDLHRLGQPEDVVGPVAFFASDDSAFVTGQALNVDGGIFYS
- a CDS encoding carbohydrate kinase family protein; translated protein: MPHDYDVSVCGTYILDILGVPVTEIPPGGSRLFIDEIKLTVAGTAGGTALPCGRLGLKTLAVGAVGDDEKADWLVGALGREGIDTAGMDRLSGVPTSATILPIRPDGSRPALHAKGASRQWRISPAVQEKALRAKVLHFGGVGSLPAMDGAPTAALLAAAKAAGCITTLDLIAAGPGALDLLAPSLPHVDFFMPSIEETAAMVGSHDPATCARFFLERGVGACAISLGGEGSFVMTRDGRHFAVPAFTVAVRDTTGCGDAYTAGFIAGLVRDWELKDCARLATATAALVATGLGSGANVTSFDDTVRAMNSLPVRAAA
- a CDS encoding CoA transferase subunit A, whose translation is MQSDLRALARRIEPGMRIALPVDYAGVSMAMTGPMIRHGAGDLHLVCVPTGGLQVDQLVGAGLVKRVETSAVSLGEAGGAPCFNRAVGDGTIEVVDATCPAIHAGLMAAQKGIPFMPMRGLLETDLLAHRPDWRVGENPFAEGEDPIVLIPAIRPDIALFHAPTADRAGNVWIGRRRELAAMAYASTATIVTVERIVDDNLLGNEMSAAGTLPALYVDTVALAPRGAWPYGLWGEYATDIAELRRYAAAARTPQGFGDYMAGLLKEAA
- a CDS encoding CoA transferase, with the protein product MTAAVHPREILIATIARLLDGTRHVAVGASSPIPAAGAMLRRALQEEAGGAPLRLSILGSVEHNFFTNGSAELFDCAGQGRIDAFFLGGGQIDGSGNINLVGAGDYPRSAPRWPGSFGSAYLYFVVPRVILFREEHTPRVFVPKVDFISAPGASSPHIHRPGGPAALLTGKALFSFDKTRRGFALESLHSGEDLAGIKAATGFSFAHGAAPPVTAAPAPATLALLRGRVLDELSETYPDFAAQLRRDLAALDEAPALAS
- a CDS encoding CaiB/BaiF CoA transferase family protein, which encodes MTSTRPGSLSNIRVIDASRVLGGPYCGQILGDHGADVIKIEPPEGDETRGWGPPFLDETASYFLGLNRNKRGMAIDLSADAGRELLLKLLETADVFIENFKTGTLDRWGLGREELERRFPRLVHCRVSGFGADGPLGGLPGYDAAIQASAGLMSVNGELGGEPLRVGLPVVDMVTGLNAVIGILMALHERQTSGKGQFVEATLYDCGVSLLHPHLPNFYLSGKVAGRSGNAHPNICPYDTFATATDPIFLAVGNNRQFATLCREIGAEGLAKDPRFATNGERNVNRDALKVELEKALSPFDCNALADRLIKAGVPCGAVRSIDQVVADPHTIHREMVVDIGAYRGTGSPIKLSRTPASYRLAPPRFAEHTAEVLDEIAADETSYRDALPEAGTAGAAKAKTA